In a single window of the Salvelinus namaycush isolate Seneca chromosome 6, SaNama_1.0, whole genome shotgun sequence genome:
- the si:dkey-9k7.3 gene encoding circularly permutated Ras protein 1: MEFACSHVVCNWSPEGSLMGGSDEGGSGLSVYPCSPPGEGGTTDPGVALRLSVTEHMYDNRISVIPQQEPGLVPPPLPPRRFESQKYPRRTSLPPPPPPLSSLPPPLPARGVEGQGEQSIRLKANVNVLSLSVGRLVDISRASSIQTTQCPVMHCGRCSAALSSLSSVQNTQETAVWLCEFCGLQNTLSTSGPGAGSKVGSRVRGAPRGRDVIYLPLQTDQDYQNLEDVMVVFCVDISGSMSVTSEVTPGNAMRSATYVSRLQSIQDALQRALSSLLNTSPLRRVAIVTFNDEVVVYGDGSGVPVSLRDWALVDYDYLRQRGQQYNTPHCIAESYQHLSLRVKELREHGATALGPAALVSVAMASRFVGSKVILCTDGRANIGLGEMEESPAPFSSTQSPYFYRQLANEAANKGVIVSVMTFEGTDCRLAEVGLLADQTGGRVNIVNIGTVATEIQSALADNILATGVTATLLAADGMYFPYEECNHCLVRDIGNVTEGVEITFQFACQPDSTESFMRRDRLPFQLQLSFTTRDQQKVTRIITEQRRVTTSSWVWAGSLNMSVLGVHCAQLCARLTMKGRVHEAQRQLRAQQVLLKDISEQRCNPKEESIYGNWINTMTTICDDLTTDSQALSDEAAMVVYQMKRASSVGQRRRKQTDMVAL; the protein is encoded by the exons ATGGAGTTTGCCTGCAGTCACGTAGTGTGTAACTGGAGCCCAGAAGGGAGTTTAATGGGGGGGTCAGATGAGGGGGGTTCAGGTTTGAGTGTGTACCCCTGTAGTCCTCCAGGTGAGGGGGGGACCACAGATCCAGGTGTAGCCCTCAGACTGTCTGTCACAGAGCACATGTACGACAACCGCATCTCAGTCATCCCTCAGCAAG AGCCAGGACTAGTGCCTCCACCTTTGCCCCCTCGACGGTTTGAGTCTCAGAAGTACCCCAGACGCACCTCTCTGcctcccccacctccccctctttcctctctgcctcccccccTACCAGCCCGAG GTGTGGAAGGCCAAGGAGAGCAGAGCATCAGGTTGAAGGCTAATgttaatgttctctctctcagtgttGGACGACTCGTAGATATCAGTAGAG CATCTAGCATCCAGACTACTCAGTGTCCCGTGATGCATTGTGGGAGATGTAGTGCTGCCCTGTCCTCCCTGAGTTCTGTACAGAACACACAGGAAACTGCC gtgtgGCTGTGTGAGTTCTGTGGTCTCCAGAACACCCTGTCTACTTCAGGTCCCGGGGCTGGTTCCAAGGTGGGCTCCAGGGTTAGAGGAGCtcctagagggagagatgtgatCTACCTCCCCCTTCAGACTGACCAGGACTACCAAAACCTAGAAGATGTCATGGTGGTCTTCTGTGTTGATATATCTGGGAGCATGAGTGTCACCTCTGag GTCACCCCAGGGAATGCTATGAGGTCAGCAACCTATGTCTCCCGACTACAG agTATTCAGGATGCCCTCCAGAGAGCACTGTCCTCTCTACTTAATACTTCACCTCTCCGCCGAGTCGCCATTGTTACCTTCAATGACGAG gtAGTAGTGTATGGTGATGGTTCAGGTGTACCCGTCTCTCTGAGGGACTGGGCTCTAGTTGATTATGACTATCTGAGACAACGGGGTCAACAGTACAACACTCCACACTGTATAGCTGAGAGCTACCAACACCTCTCACTGAGAGTCAaaga gTTGCGAGAACACGGGGCTACAGCGTTGGGTCCTGCAGCCTTGGTCTCCGTTGCCATGGCGTCTCGATTTGTGGGGTCAAAG GTGATCTTGTGTACAGACGGGCGAGCTAACATCGGATTGGGTGAGATGGAGGAGAGTCCCGCCCCTTTCTCCTCCACCCAGTCACCTTACTTCTACAGACAGCTAGCCAACGAGGCAGCTAACAAAGG TGTGATAGTTTCAGTGATGACCTTTGAGGGCACCGACTGCAGGTTGGCTGAGGTGGGACTACTGGCTGACCAGACTGGAGGaagg GTGAACATAGTAAACATTGGTACCGTAGCAACAGAGATCCAGTCAGCTCTGGCCGACAACATCTTAGCGACGGGCGTCACGGCAACGTTACTAGCAGCTGACGGCAT GTATTTTCCCTACGAGGAGTGTAACCACTGTCTAGTAAGGGATATAGGGAACGTAACAGAAGGGGTAGAGATCACCTTTCAGTTTGCCTGCCAGCCTGATAGTACAGAGA GTTTCATGCGTAGAGACAGACTACCGTTCCAGCTACAGCTGTCCTTCACCACCAGAGATCAACAGAAAGTAACACGCATCATTACTGAACAGAGACGGGTTACAAccagcag ctggGTGTGGGCAGGCAGTCTGAACATGTCAGTGTTAGGGGTCCACTGTGCCCAGCTGTGTGCCAGGTTAACTATGAAGGGAAGAGTCCACGAAGCACAGAGACAACTCAGAGCACAGCAAGTCCTGCTCAAAGACATCAG TGAGCAGAGGTGCAACCCAAAGGAGGAGAGTATCTACGGAAACTGGATCAATACCATGACAACCATCTGTGATGACCTCACCACAGACTCCcag GCCCTCTCTGATGAGGCAGCTATGGTGGTGTACCAGATGAAGAGAGCCAGCAGTGTGGGCCAGAGAAGaaggaaacagacagacatggtGGCTCTGTGA